A DNA window from Hordeum vulgare subsp. vulgare chromosome 1H, MorexV3_pseudomolecules_assembly, whole genome shotgun sequence contains the following coding sequences:
- the LOC123449726 gene encoding wax ester synthase/diacylglycerol acyltransferase 11-like, whose product MDIPYKSSPTRRRRRSPAVALTTPAAAGTAGCSPPKHRSVDMDPPATADPAAGSPSSSSLRRRAALSVNTSAAGASGRGMERESKEGAGEGGREVEGAEPVSPAGRLFREAHFNCYIVALLGLAAPVDVAAARAGLQATLVRHPRFCSVQVSDDAKKNAKPRWVRTTVNLDDHVIIPDLDPAATSADPDRALEDYVSSLSTRPMDHSRPLWDLHVIDFPTSEAAAAVAIRMHHSLGDGVSLISLLTACTRSAADPTRLPALRPPPPPRRSGAAAPPLSAGTLALAAWAWSLVALAWNTLVDVALFVATSWFLRDSPTPFLGSPGVEFRRKRFLNCTLDLDDVKLVKNAMKCTVNDVLVGVTSAALSRYYFRKTGETSNDKSKPQKNIRMRSALLVNIRKTPGLHTLAQMMDPSKDNTVKWGNQIGYIVLPFRIAMHDDPLEYIRQGKKTADRKKRSLEAVFTYWSGNLVVKLLGIKAAAALCYGMFTNTTMSFSSLPGPTEKVQFYGHPIVYIATSVYGHPHALTVHFQSYMNIMKLVLAVDDEQFPDSHQLLDDFAESLRLVRQAASATS is encoded by the exons ATGGACATCCCATACAAGTCGTCGCCAACTCGCAGGCGCAGGCGCAGCCCCGCCGTCGCTCTCACCACACCGGCAGCGGCAGGCACGGCTGGCTGCTCGCCCCCGAAGCACCGGTCGGTCGACATGGACCCTCCCGCGACGGCCGATCCAGCagcgggctccccctcctcctcgtcgctGCGGAGGCGCGCCGCGCTCTCCGTCAACACGTCCGCGGCGGGCGCCAGCGGCAGGGGCATGGAGCGGGAGAGCAAGGAGGGGGCGGGTGAAGGGGggagggaggtggagggggcgGAGCCGGTGAGCCCGGCGGGGCGGCTGTTCCGGGAGGCGCACTTCAACTGCTACATCGTGGCGCTGCTGGGGCTCGCCGCGCCGGTGGACGTGGCGGCGGCCCGCGCCGGGCTGCAGGCCACGCTCGTCCGCCACCCACGCTTCTGCAGCGTCCAG GTGTCGGACGACGCCAAGAAGAACGCTAAGCCACGGTGGGTACGGACCACGGTGAACCTGGACGACCACGTCATCATCCCGGACCTGGACCCGGCCGCCACGTCGGCGGACCCGGACCGGGCCCTGGAGGACTACGTGTCCTCGCTGTCCACGCGGCCCATGGACCACTCCCGCCCGCTGTGGGACCTCCACGTCATCGACTTCCCGACCTCCGAGGCGGCCGCCGCCGTGGCCATCCGCATGCACCACTCCCTCGGCGACGGCGTCTCGCTCATCTCGCTCCTCACCGCCTGCACCCGCAGCGCCGCCGACCCGACCAGGCTGCCCGCGCTGcggccgcccccgcccccgcgccgctccggcgccgccgccccgccgctctCGGCCGGCACCCTCGCGCTCGCCGCCTGGGCCTGGTCGCTCGTCGCGCTCGCCTGGAACACGCTGGTGGACGTGGCGCTCTTCGTGGCCACGTCGTGGTTCCTGCGCGACTCGCCCACGCCGTTCCTCGGGTCCCCCGGCGTCGAGTTCCGCCGCAAGCGCTTCCTCAACTGCACCCTGGACCTCGACGACGTCAAGCTCGTCAAGAATGCCATGAAGTGT ACTGTGAACGATGTGCTTGTTGGAGTGACCTCGGCGGCGCTCTCGCGCTATTATTTCCGCAAGACCG GCGAGACCAGCAACGACAAGAGCAAGCCGCAAAAGAACATCCGCATGCGATCGGCGTTGCTCGTCAACATTCGGAAAACACCCGGCCTACAT ACATTGGCACAGATGATGGATCCCAGTAAGGACAACACTGTCAAATGGGGGAACCAGATCGGTTACATCGTGCTCCCGTTCCGTATAGCGATGCACGATGATCCTCTCGAGTACATCCGGCAGGGGAAAAAGACAGCGGACAGGAAGAAGAGATCTTTGGAAGCGGTGTTCACATATTGGAGTGGAAATCTAGTGGTGAAACTCCTCGGCATTAAG GCAGCCGCGGCTCTATGCTATGGCATGTTCACTAACACCACCATGTCATTCTCAAGCCTGCCCGGACCTACCGAGAAGGTGCAGTTCTATGGTCATCCGATCGTCTATATCGCCACAAGTGTCTATGGGCATCCACAT GCTCTAACCGTGCATTTTCAAAGTTACATGAACATCATGAAGCTTGTCCTCGCAGTGGATGATGAGCAATTCCCGGACTCTCATCAACTATTGGATGACTTTGCCGAGTCCCTCAGGCTTGTTCGCCAGGCAGCTTCAGCAACATCATAG